TTCCGAATTATGCTTCCCTTAAGTTGAGCAGTCCATCGAAAAACAAGGAAATATGCATAGTTGGGAAGACACCGAGAGGTTTATCGCAAGCACATATAAAGTTGCTGAGTAGATTAAATGAGGCAGGTTTTTTGATAAAGGTTATAGGTTATACACCTAACTTTCCAGACGATTTGAAATACATCAGTTTGGAAGCTCTTCCGTATGAGAGAATGATGGAGGAGATTTCAAAATCGGCTTTTAGTTTTATTTCGTATGACCCACCTTCGGGTAAATCAAGTAAGAACTATATGTTTGCTTTACCAAATAAGTTTTTTGATTCAATATCAGCAGGAACACCAGTGATTGTCAGGGACAGTTTTGTGACGATGAGCAAGCTTGTGAAGGAGTTGGGAATAGGAGTGGTTATAGAGCCAGAGGATGTTGATAAATCGGTGGAAGATATACTTAGAGCATATGAGAATTACGAAATACTTTTTGAAAACGTGGTGAAATACCAAGACATGTTCGTTTGGGACGAGGTCAAGGAAAAGGAGTTTGTTGAGTTTGTGATTGGATAAATAGAGCTATGCATCATATCAACACAAGCCAGGCATGCGGTCTGGCTTTTTTTGTTTGTTTGGTTAGGTTCAAACGTTGCAATTTTTCTTTGGCGCTTCGATTTCTTAGTAGAAGGCACTTAAATGGTATGATAAAATTAGTTAGCGAAGAATTAATTGTGTTTTGGCTCTCAAAAGGAGATAATGTCAAAAGGAGAGTGGATTGAGAATGCGCATTGGCATTGTCTTTGGCACAAGACCTGAAATTATCAAGGTTGCGCCTGTGTATTTAAAAGCCAAAGAGATGAGTTTGGACGCAGATTTTATCTGCACAGGTCAGCATCGGGAAATGGTTGATATGATGAAAGGGATATTCGGAGTTGATTCAGATATCGACATGAACATCATGACGGCAAACCAGACTTTGAACGATGTGATGTACAAGGTGGTCCAAGGTTTTGAGGAGCTTTTGAAGAAGCGAGAATACGATTGGATTTTGGTTCAGGGCGATACGACAACAGCGATGGCAGCCGCACTTGCTTCGTTCAACAGGGGTGTTAAGGTTGGGCATATAGAAGCTGGTTTGAGAAGTGGGGATTTGTACGACCCGTTCCCTGAAGAGATGAACAGAAGAGTCATTGACCAAGTTTCTGAGAAGATGTTTGCACCAACGCAAAAGTCAAAGGAAACACTTCTGAG
The DNA window shown above is from Fervidobacterium changbaicum and carries:
- a CDS encoding glycosyltransferase, translated to MNVLIIGYLHDKYDKRVFRTVNALSKRAKVMYQYFSKQPAKPYYEGNVHYYPLTKSSERNPLKKIKSRVDFDRSIVKLIKTAEYDILYMHAFPFSMPLAAFKWAKKRNKVVVYDLHELHPEDMFENLPAPLRYLKRFIFWNVFRKQIELCDKIICVSQDTETTIFEKIGLRKPSLVVPNYASLKLSSPSKNKEICIVGKTPRGLSQAHIKLLSRLNEAGFLIKVIGYTPNFPDDLKYISLEALPYERMMEEISKSAFSFISYDPPSGKSSKNYMFALPNKFFDSISAGTPVIVRDSFVTMSKLVKELGIGVVIEPEDVDKSVEDILRAYENYEILFENVVKYQDMFVWDEVKEKEFVEFVIG